The Methanococcoides methylutens MM1 genome has a window encoding:
- a CDS encoding Zn-ribbon domain-containing protein: MPHKCTRCEKIFEDGAEVILSGCPNCGWNKFLYVKDMEEQKTDIEEAVAEDLPEMQEKEEIEAEDPADKFIKEIDDIIGIEHQEREVVEDEGERVESVRILGPGSYELNLNSLLERDEIVMAIKQDGTYAVDLSSTFRRKNKKKD, encoded by the coding sequence ATGCCACACAAATGTACCCGATGCGAAAAAATATTTGAAGACGGGGCCGAGGTCATTCTAAGCGGCTGTCCGAACTGTGGCTGGAACAAGTTCCTTTATGTTAAGGACATGGAGGAGCAAAAAACAGACATAGAGGAAGCTGTTGCTGAAGATCTGCCTGAGATGCAAGAAAAGGAAGAGATCGAAGCTGAAGACCCCGCAGATAAGTTCATCAAGGAAATAGATGACATCATCGGTATTGAGCATCAGGAAAGGGAAGTTGTTGAGGATGAAGGAGAACGTGTCGAATCCGTAAGGATACTTGGCCCGGGGTCCTACGAGCTTAATCTCAACTCACTTCTTGAACGTGACGAGATCGTGATGGCAATAAAGCAGGATGGCACATACGCTGTTGACCTTTCATCCACGTTCCGCAGGAAAAATAAGAAAAAAGATTGA
- a CDS encoding signal recognition particle protein Srp54, whose product MVMDKLGSSLQDALKKLVGAGRIDEKTVNEVVKDIQRALLQADVNVKLVMKMSSHIKERALKEEVPSGMNPREHVIRIVYQELINIVGKSADIPLKPQKIMMIGLQGSGKTTTTSKLSRYFQRKGLKPAVVCADTFRPGAYQQLSTLCTKLNVPFYGEEGNPDAVGIVERGLKELEKNDVLIVDTAGRHSLEADLIDEMEQIHKVAQPDYKLLVLDGAIGQQASEQAKAFNDSVGISGVVISKLDGTAKGGGALSAVSETNSSIAFIGVGETPDDLEKFEPDRFISRLLGMGDIKSLIEKAEETLSEEDIDMEAMMRGRFTLKDMYSQLEAMNKLGPMKQIMQMLPMGGMGVKLSDDAYKVTEDKMKGYRILMDSMTEEELLNPRMIGSSRIKRISMGSGTSPDDVRELLKYHKMMQNAMKGLRGGKFNMQKMMKKFGM is encoded by the coding sequence ATGGTAATGGACAAACTCGGCAGCTCCCTGCAGGATGCACTGAAAAAACTGGTTGGCGCCGGCCGTATTGATGAGAAAACGGTCAACGAGGTCGTAAAAGACATACAGAGGGCATTGCTTCAGGCTGATGTCAATGTCAAGCTTGTAATGAAGATGTCCAGTCACATCAAGGAGCGTGCATTGAAGGAGGAAGTTCCTTCAGGTATGAATCCTCGTGAACATGTAATAAGGATCGTCTATCAGGAGCTTATCAATATCGTTGGTAAGAGCGCTGATATTCCGCTAAAACCACAGAAGATCATGATGATCGGTCTGCAGGGTAGCGGTAAGACAACCACCACATCAAAACTTTCCCGTTATTTCCAGAGGAAAGGTTTGAAACCCGCTGTGGTTTGTGCTGATACGTTCCGTCCGGGTGCTTACCAGCAGCTCAGCACTCTCTGTACCAAACTGAATGTGCCTTTCTACGGTGAAGAGGGGAACCCTGATGCAGTTGGTATTGTTGAAAGAGGTCTGAAAGAACTTGAAAAGAACGATGTACTGATCGTGGACACAGCCGGAAGACACTCTCTTGAAGCTGATCTCATCGATGAGATGGAGCAGATCCACAAGGTCGCCCAGCCTGATTACAAGTTGCTGGTGCTTGACGGTGCTATCGGTCAGCAGGCAAGCGAGCAGGCAAAAGCATTCAATGATTCCGTTGGCATCTCCGGAGTTGTGATCTCCAAACTTGACGGTACCGCCAAGGGTGGTGGTGCACTGTCCGCTGTTTCCGAGACCAATTCATCCATTGCATTCATTGGTGTGGGTGAGACACCTGATGACCTCGAAAAGTTCGAGCCTGACAGGTTCATCTCCAGGCTTCTGGGAATGGGTGACATTAAATCACTTATCGAGAAGGCCGAGGAGACCCTTTCCGAAGAAGACATCGATATGGAAGCCATGATGAGGGGTCGTTTCACTCTCAAGGATATGTACTCCCAGCTCGAGGCAATGAACAAGCTTGGTCCTATGAAGCAGATCATGCAGATGCTTCCTATGGGCGGTATGGGCGTGAAGCTTTCCGATGATGCTTATAAGGTCACTGAGGACAAGATGAAGGGGTACAGGATCCTGATGGATTCCATGACCGAGGAAGAGCTTCTCAACCCGAGGATGATCGGCAGCTCCAGGATCAAGAGAATATCAATGGGTTCAGGCACCAGCCCTGATGATGTGCGTGAACTTCTGAAGTATCATAAGATGATGCAAAATGCCATGAAAGGACTTCGTGGCGGTAAGTTCAATATGCAGAAGATGATGAAAAAGTTCGGGATGTGA
- a CDS encoding L-threonylcarbamoyladenylate synthase codes for MKRSTLVFKSGDKDFEAGLNKAADIIREGGTVAFPTETVYGLGADALNADAVLKIFKAKGRPADNPLIVHIANKDQCSELAEEISADALKLMDKFWPGPLTLILKAKNIVPDVTTGGLDTVGLRMPENPVAIELIKRSERPIAAPSANTSGSPSPTTARHVIQDLDGKIDAILDGGAAEIGLESTVVDMTGKVPTILRPGHVTSEDIKKCIGKVRVGYKDRTLEEGEVARSPGMKYTHYSPKTKVILIEGDVEDVRKAIAKVVSDCHREGERIGLFVTEENAKFIEADEIYSLGKRDIPAQAARSIFMGLRHLDSTNIDLIVVDGTLNKEGIGTAVFNRLRKAADRIINA; via the coding sequence ATGAAAAGAAGTACATTGGTCTTTAAAAGTGGTGATAAGGACTTTGAAGCAGGACTTAACAAGGCTGCTGATATCATCAGGGAAGGAGGAACAGTTGCCTTCCCCACAGAGACCGTGTATGGCCTTGGTGCCGATGCACTGAACGCCGATGCAGTACTAAAAATATTCAAAGCAAAGGGAAGACCGGCTGACAATCCGTTAATAGTCCATATTGCCAATAAGGACCAGTGCTCCGAGCTTGCAGAGGAGATATCGGCAGATGCTCTCAAGCTTATGGATAAGTTCTGGCCGGGCCCACTAACACTTATTCTCAAAGCAAAGAACATTGTTCCTGATGTTACTACCGGCGGGCTTGATACTGTGGGCCTGAGAATGCCGGAAAACCCGGTAGCTATTGAACTGATAAAAAGATCAGAGCGACCGATCGCCGCACCCAGTGCCAACACATCCGGAAGCCCCAGCCCGACAACTGCCAGACATGTTATTCAGGATCTTGACGGTAAGATAGATGCCATCCTTGACGGCGGAGCGGCAGAGATCGGACTTGAATCCACCGTTGTTGACATGACAGGGAAAGTACCAACCATACTGCGCCCCGGGCACGTCACTTCAGAGGACATTAAGAAATGCATTGGCAAAGTGCGCGTCGGATATAAGGACAGGACACTCGAAGAGGGAGAGGTTGCACGCTCACCAGGTATGAAATATACACACTATTCGCCGAAAACGAAGGTCATACTCATTGAAGGCGATGTCGAAGACGTCCGAAAAGCAATAGCAAAGGTTGTTTCAGACTGTCATAGAGAAGGCGAAAGAATTGGCCTCTTTGTAACCGAAGAAAATGCAAAGTTCATAGAAGCAGATGAAATTTACTCTCTCGGGAAAAGGGACATACCTGCCCAGGCAGCCCGTAGTATATTTATGGGTCTGCGACATCTTGATAGTACAAATATTGATCTCATCGTGGTCGATGGGACACTGAATAAGGAAGGTATCGGAACAGCAGTCTTTAATCGATTGAGAAAAGCAGCTGACAGGATAATCAACGCATAA
- the mnhG gene encoding monovalent cation/H(+) antiporter subunit G yields the protein MTAIDIALDVASTILLLIGVFFVFLGMLGLLRLPDVYNRLHATTKIGTLGVVSVMLSILLKVGFSPIGVKGITVGLFLFLTAPIAAHMIGRAAHRHGVGLCQGSVIDEYGKDCEKESCPIGNLKTEYE from the coding sequence CTGACAGCTATAGATATTGCACTGGACGTAGCAAGCACAATACTGCTACTCATCGGAGTCTTCTTCGTGTTCCTGGGCATGCTTGGACTGTTGCGCCTTCCTGATGTGTATAACAGACTCCATGCTACCACGAAGATAGGTACTCTCGGAGTAGTTAGTGTAATGCTGAGCATCCTTTTAAAGGTTGGATTCAGCCCCATAGGAGTAAAGGGCATAACAGTCGGTCTGTTCCTGTTCCTGACCGCGCCTATCGCAGCCCACATGATCGGAAGGGCAGCTCACAGGCATGGTGTTGGCCTCTGCCAGGGATCGGTCATCGATGAGTACGGCAAGGACTGCGAAAAAGAATCTTGCCCCATAGGTAACTTAAAAACAGAGTATGAATAA
- a CDS encoding cation:proton antiporter: MNSLLLDFSLTFMVIAIIPCIYRVIKGPTIPDRVIAVDAMTTVIVAMLGIYSYVQGSVFFMDVALVLAIISFVGTVTISKYLDEGVVF, from the coding sequence ATGAACTCATTATTGCTTGACTTCTCACTTACCTTCATGGTCATCGCTATCATACCATGCATATACAGGGTAATCAAAGGACCCACAATACCTGACCGTGTGATCGCTGTGGATGCCATGACAACGGTTATCGTTGCCATGCTCGGTATCTACTCATACGTACAGGGATCAGTATTCTTCATGGATGTTGCCCTTGTGCTTGCGATCATCTCATTTGTAGGCACTGTTACTATATCCAAGTACCTTGATGAGGGGGTGGTCTTCTGA
- a CDS encoding Na+/H+ antiporter subunit E, which produces MKRYLIYSIALGLIWCFVHGTITFTNFLVGLVLGPFVIYPFRELYDFTRKQSYANTIQKIPNKLKFLTVLLIEIIKANIIVAKIVLSPKLDIKPGIVAVPIRTVTDTGITAIANTITLTPGTLTVDVSDDRKVLYVHAIDASDPEGVRESIRDDLEKYVLEAFE; this is translated from the coding sequence ATGAAACGATATCTCATTTATTCAATAGCTCTTGGACTGATCTGGTGCTTTGTCCACGGAACGATAACGTTCACAAACTTCCTTGTAGGACTGGTGCTCGGACCTTTCGTGATATATCCGTTCAGGGAACTGTATGACTTCACAAGAAAACAATCATACGCTAACACTATACAAAAGATACCAAACAAACTGAAGTTCCTAACAGTCCTTCTAATCGAGATCATAAAAGCGAACATCATAGTCGCAAAGATCGTACTCAGCCCGAAACTGGACATAAAACCGGGAATTGTTGCAGTACCAATACGTACGGTTACTGATACAGGAATTACTGCTATTGCCAATACGATCACCCTGACACCAGGAACACTTACAGTTGATGTTTCAGACGACAGGAAAGTTCTCTACGTACATGCAATCGATGCATCCGACCCAGAGGGAGTACGTGAGTCTATCAGGGACGATCTTGAAAAATATGTACTGGAGGCATTCGAATGA
- a CDS encoding proton-conducting transporter membrane subunit has protein sequence MEEISHLPIILIAVPILMAAIMIFLRSNAGAQKALNIGVSFVMMLFSFILLWQVWNGGIQVYEVGEWGKYGIILVADLLSSGMVVLSSLVSFLALLYSLDYIEGKSLSSSYHSLFNLLVAGLNGTFLTGDIFNMFVFFEILLLSSCALVVANENGGVTKISDKMEATFKYLVLNMIGSIVMLIAVASLYATVGTLNMADISVKVSAMSAAGTLPWHIYAIALLFIVVFGNKAAIFPMHYWLPDVHPTAPSPISAMLSGVMIKVGAYGVLRVFFLIFKDAMFLLQPIIIFLALATIIIGAVSAVGQKDVKRLLAYSSVSQIGYVFLGIGFGTVYALAASLVFLVNHAIAKSMLFLTSGGIIHHAGTRDMTKMGGMMKTSPVMSVAFLIGAMSIAGLPPMGGFIAKFVLFDAGLLAEYYIPIAIALFFAVFTLFYMFRAWLLMFWGEIRDVEKYGEYSSHGPSYMIVIPIVTLAALAFVFGIYAEPLIALSQAIAEQLIDPQPYIDAVMTRVVR, from the coding sequence ATGGAAGAAATATCCCACCTTCCGATAATACTGATAGCTGTGCCAATACTAATGGCGGCCATCATGATCTTTTTGCGCTCCAATGCCGGAGCTCAGAAAGCATTGAACATAGGCGTCTCATTCGTAATGATGCTATTCAGCTTCATACTCCTCTGGCAGGTCTGGAACGGAGGTATCCAGGTCTATGAGGTCGGAGAATGGGGCAAGTACGGCATCATACTTGTAGCCGACCTGCTCAGTTCAGGAATGGTTGTGTTAAGTTCACTGGTATCCTTCCTGGCACTGCTCTACTCACTGGACTACATAGAAGGCAAGTCACTGAGTTCCAGTTACCATTCACTCTTCAACCTGCTTGTGGCAGGTCTTAACGGAACTTTCCTGACAGGCGACATATTCAACATGTTCGTATTCTTTGAGATACTCCTGTTGTCCTCCTGTGCACTTGTGGTAGCCAACGAAAACGGAGGCGTCACAAAAATATCAGACAAGATGGAAGCAACGTTCAAGTACCTTGTACTGAACATGATCGGTTCCATTGTTATGCTTATTGCAGTAGCATCTCTTTACGCCACTGTGGGAACTCTCAACATGGCGGACATCTCAGTCAAGGTAAGTGCAATGAGCGCTGCAGGAACACTCCCATGGCACATATATGCCATTGCATTGTTGTTCATCGTTGTATTCGGAAACAAGGCAGCAATATTCCCGATGCACTACTGGCTCCCCGATGTGCACCCCACCGCACCATCACCCATCAGCGCAATGCTTAGTGGTGTTATGATCAAGGTCGGTGCTTACGGAGTGCTCAGGGTGTTCTTCCTTATCTTTAAGGATGCCATGTTCCTGTTGCAGCCGATAATAATCTTCCTGGCACTTGCAACGATCATCATAGGAGCAGTATCCGCTGTAGGACAGAAGGACGTCAAAAGACTACTGGCATACTCCAGTGTCAGCCAGATCGGATACGTTTTCCTTGGAATCGGCTTCGGTACAGTCTACGCACTTGCAGCATCCCTTGTATTCCTTGTGAACCATGCGATCGCAAAGTCCATGTTGTTCCTTACCTCAGGAGGAATTATCCACCATGCAGGAACAAGGGATATGACAAAGATGGGCGGAATGATGAAGACAAGCCCGGTAATGAGTGTGGCCTTCCTGATAGGTGCCATGTCCATTGCAGGACTTCCCCCAATGGGAGGGTTCATCGCAAAGTTCGTGCTCTTTGATGCAGGACTTCTTGCAGAGTACTACATACCCATTGCAATAGCCCTGTTCTTTGCAGTCTTCACCCTGTTTTACATGTTCAGGGCATGGCTGCTGATGTTCTGGGGTGAGATCAGGGATGTGGAAAAATACGGAGAATATTCCTCACACGGACCATCCTACATGATAGTAATACCCATAGTAACACTTGCAGCACTGGCATTCGTCTTTGGGATCTATGCCGAACCGCTTATCGCCCTTTCACAGGCAATAGCGGAACAACTGATCGATCCGCAACCCTACATTGATGCGGTAATGACGAGGGTGGTAAGATGA
- a CDS encoding NADH-quinone oxidoreductase subunit K — protein MNNTLLTLTIALLFGIGTFLMLRRDIIKVIIGLSVLSHAVNLLIVSTGLFDGTKVPIITGDGHGGEASGTIFNDNLVDGVLAPVVSASTHVDFVDPLVQALVLTAIVISLATTAFILILAYRIYEEYGTTDIRELRRLWG, from the coding sequence ATGAATAATACATTACTTACCCTTACGATCGCACTCCTGTTCGGCATAGGAACATTCCTAATGCTGAGAAGGGATATCATAAAAGTTATAATCGGACTTTCCGTCCTGTCCCATGCAGTGAACCTGCTTATCGTTTCCACAGGCTTGTTCGATGGTACAAAAGTACCCATCATCACAGGAGACGGACACGGAGGAGAGGCATCCGGAACAATATTCAATGACAATCTTGTCGATGGTGTACTGGCACCCGTGGTCTCAGCTTCAACACATGTTGATTTCGTTGACCCGCTTGTCCAGGCACTGGTACTTACGGCCATCGTCATCAGCCTCGCTACAACAGCATTCATACTGATCCTTGCATACAGGATATACGAGGAATATGGAACGACTGACATACGTGAGCTCAGGAGGTTGTGGGGATGA
- a CDS encoding monovalent cation/H+ antiporter subunit B, whose translation MTTIITKTITKICIPLVILFSISLLLAGHNNPGGGFIGGVMFASVISLMYVVFGLKYVKTFFNPDWGKWFGFGLILASFTAFAAMAFGHNFFRSAVEFVHLPLFGEIELVSAGLFDLGVYFVVIGSLLFIFKNVGDDNE comes from the coding sequence ATGACCACAATAATAACGAAAACAATAACTAAGATCTGCATACCCCTGGTGATCCTGTTCTCCATATCACTCCTGCTTGCAGGACACAACAACCCGGGAGGAGGTTTCATCGGAGGTGTGATGTTCGCTTCGGTCATTTCACTTATGTATGTGGTGTTCGGACTGAAATATGTAAAAACGTTCTTCAACCCCGACTGGGGCAAATGGTTCGGATTCGGACTGATACTGGCATCCTTTACCGCATTTGCAGCTATGGCCTTTGGACATAACTTCTTCAGGAGTGCCGTGGAGTTCGTCCACCTCCCATTGTTCGGAGAGATCGAGCTCGTATCTGCCGGCCTGTTTGACCTGGGCGTATATTTTGTAGTGATCGGATCACTGCTTTTCATCTTCAAAAATGTAGGTGATGACAATGAATAA
- the mbhE gene encoding hydrogen gas-evolving membrane-bound hydrogenase subunit E, translating to MDSFNAITVAIFLPFIFAGLVPVMEKLLKQRVGWFAAATALTSFILIGMAAPEVLEEGHIVQGTISWIPSAGVNFSIYADGLAMLIGFIASGIGVLIMSYSNGYMSQKEDLKRYYQYLLLFMGSMIGMVFSANTIQLFIFWELTSITSFMLIGYWRHKPESIYGATKSLLITAAGGLAMLAGFLLLRSITGSFDLAEILSDPQIIHAIKEHELFLITLILILIGAAAKSAQGPFYIWLPNAMEAPTPVSAFLHSATMVKAGIYLVARIHPIFSGTDAWFILVSGIGILTMLVAGFLAFRQTDIKGILAYSTISQLAYMMTMYGYTTHHEPGIGVAAATFHLLNHATFKACLFLVAGIVAHEAATRDIRKLGGLRREMPITFIVASIAALAMAGVPPLNGFLSKEMFYESSLEMGHMLGGAFTFIIPACAVLGGVFTFAYSIKLIDGIFLGERSKEHLPEHIHEPPLTMLIPPAFLAGLVILFGVVPSLPIHHIIEPTVSGILLETAHLHVKLWHGFTTSLMMTIVTFILGILIYTKYDRIAAWQNSFNAKFPWISVNYYYDNAVDSAKDRAFKFSSFTQPGNIKNYINAMLLLMIALVAVPVIILATNIIPSTLNFDIPPYEAILLILLVVAALAAAVLPKYLPAIIALSALGYGVSLLFIYLKAPDLALTQVLVETLSTIIFLLAITKIPQKYKEKITTSVLVRDLTISLAVAASVFVVLLNATQGIVPPFESLSHYFIENSLPLAGGHNIVNVIIVDFRGYDTLGEISVLCLAALGVYNLIHSRGEEQ from the coding sequence AGCCACAGCCCTGACATCCTTCATACTTATCGGCATGGCAGCACCGGAAGTACTTGAAGAAGGACACATAGTTCAGGGTACGATCTCCTGGATACCCTCTGCAGGCGTGAACTTCTCGATATACGCAGACGGGCTTGCAATGCTCATCGGGTTTATTGCATCCGGTATCGGCGTCCTTATCATGTCCTACTCAAACGGGTACATGTCCCAGAAAGAGGACCTGAAAAGATACTACCAGTACCTGCTTCTTTTCATGGGATCCATGATCGGAATGGTCTTTTCCGCAAATACGATACAACTTTTCATATTCTGGGAACTCACCAGTATCACATCATTCATGCTTATCGGATATTGGAGGCACAAGCCTGAATCCATCTATGGTGCCACCAAATCCCTTCTCATTACTGCCGCCGGCGGACTTGCTATGCTTGCAGGTTTCCTGCTTCTGCGCAGTATCACAGGATCTTTCGACCTTGCAGAAATACTCAGTGACCCGCAGATCATTCATGCGATCAAGGAACACGAGCTCTTCCTGATAACACTTATACTAATCTTAATTGGTGCAGCAGCAAAATCTGCACAGGGTCCTTTCTATATATGGCTCCCTAACGCAATGGAAGCCCCAACACCGGTCAGTGCCTTCCTGCACTCGGCAACAATGGTCAAGGCAGGTATCTACCTCGTTGCAAGGATACACCCTATCTTCTCCGGAACAGATGCATGGTTCATCCTTGTAAGCGGAATAGGCATCCTGACAATGCTGGTAGCCGGATTCCTCGCATTCAGGCAGACCGACATTAAGGGAATCCTGGCATACTCAACCATCAGTCAGCTGGCTTACATGATGACCATGTACGGTTATACCACACACCACGAACCCGGCATCGGTGTGGCAGCTGCAACATTCCATCTCCTGAACCACGCAACGTTCAAAGCCTGTCTTTTCCTTGTCGCAGGTATAGTCGCACACGAGGCTGCCACGCGTGATATACGAAAGCTTGGCGGGTTGCGGCGTGAGATGCCGATAACGTTCATCGTGGCGAGCATCGCCGCACTTGCAATGGCAGGTGTGCCGCCACTCAATGGATTCCTTAGCAAGGAAATGTTCTACGAATCATCCCTTGAGATGGGACATATGCTGGGAGGAGCTTTCACATTCATCATCCCTGCATGCGCAGTCCTTGGTGGCGTCTTCACCTTTGCTTACTCCATCAAGCTGATCGACGGCATATTCCTCGGAGAGCGCTCAAAGGAACATCTCCCTGAGCACATCCATGAACCACCACTCACAATGCTGATACCACCTGCATTCCTTGCAGGACTTGTGATACTCTTCGGAGTGGTACCATCACTGCCGATCCACCATATTATTGAGCCTACAGTATCAGGCATCCTGCTGGAAACCGCACACCTGCACGTAAAGCTTTGGCATGGTTTCACAACATCCCTGATGATGACCATTGTCACCTTCATACTTGGAATCCTCATATACACCAAATATGACAGGATCGCAGCATGGCAGAATAGCTTCAATGCAAAATTCCCATGGATCAGTGTCAATTACTACTATGACAATGCTGTGGATAGTGCAAAAGACAGGGCATTTAAGTTCTCCTCTTTCACACAGCCAGGGAACATCAAGAATTACATTAACGCAATGCTGCTTCTCATGATAGCACTGGTAGCAGTTCCGGTGATCATACTTGCCACGAATATAATACCATCCACACTGAACTTTGACATTCCGCCATACGAAGCGATACTTCTGATATTGCTGGTCGTGGCGGCACTGGCAGCAGCAGTTCTTCCAAAATATTTGCCAGCCATAATCGCACTATCAGCACTTGGATACGGTGTAAGCCTGCTTTTCATCTACCTGAAAGCACCGGACCTTGCATTGACACAGGTATTGGTAGAGACACTTTCCACCATAATCTTCCTGCTTGCCATCACAAAGATACCGCAGAAATACAAGGAGAAGATAACGACCTCGGTGCTTGTCAGGGATCTGACAATATCCCTTGCAGTTGCAGCCAGCGTGTTCGTAGTACTGCTCAACGCAACACAGGGAATTGTGCCACCGTTCGAATCCCTTTCACATTACTTCATTGAGAACAGCCTTCCTCTCGCAGGAGGCCATAACATTGTCAATGTGATCATCGTTGATTTCAGAGGTTACGATACGCTGGGAGAGATATCGGTACTCTGTCTTGCAGCACTCGGAGTATACAATCTTATACACAGCCGGGGTGAGGAACAATGA